One Hemitrygon akajei chromosome 11, sHemAka1.3, whole genome shotgun sequence DNA segment encodes these proteins:
- the LOC140736196 gene encoding interleukin-17A-like, protein MTLKFLQVEWLVCLVLLSVAVPSIIARHSCVEPGEKHLLKKLKHWGSNALQFIPGKEFNASHSLTFRIGEQSTSPWSYRINEDSARYPRKLMEAYCLHKGCIGADGNINNSISSVPYHTSIIVLRRMSKCKHKTYIYKIAVEKIALFCNCVMRTGHKS, encoded by the exons ATGACCTTAAAG TTTCTGCAGGTGGAATGGCTTGTGTGCCTCGTGTTGCTGTCAGTGGCCGTCCCATCCATTATAGCCCGGCATTCATGTGTTGAACCCGGTGAGAAACATCTGTTGAAAAAGCTGAAACATTGGGGGTCCAACGCGCTGCAGTTCATTCCTGGCAAAGAATTCAATGCCTCCCACAGTCTTACCTTCAGGATTGGAGAACAGAGTACTTCCCCTTGGTCATACAG AATTAATGAAGACAGTGCACGTTACCCAAGGAAGCTGATGGAAGCGTACTGTCTGCACAAGGGCTGCATCGGAGCCGACGGGAATATCAATAACAGCATATCGAGCGTGCCGTATCACACGTCCATCATAGTGCTGAGAAGGATGTCAAAGTGCAAACACAAGACCTACATCTACAAAATAGCTGTGGAAAAGATCGCATTGTTCTGCAACTGTGTGATGCGCACAGGGCACAAGTCTTAG